From Alienimonas californiensis, a single genomic window includes:
- a CDS encoding site-2 protease family protein — translation MLGPRLPLGSPGGVPVGVDVSWLPFAALVTWGLATEHFPLVLPALTPAFCWAAGAVAAIGQAGMVLAHEFGHIYCARAFGTPTRRVTLFLFGGLAELEREPPSPKAEVLVALAGPAVSVALAILCWALWYALTTLGWAGVEITEEGFAPGLLTMGLAGGESLGDALRAAAVGVLGFWLLVNAAMALFNLLPGFPLDGGRVLRGLLWGATGNLKKANRAASAAGVAVGGMIVGLGIWSAANGGGWGAAWPALMGVAVIAAARWSDSRGRLRRAVSGVPVRRLMRPVALVHAVPAEATLQQYFEGSMLGLGRANVPVVRADGALVGRLSVRSLAATPPDQWPLLTAGEVCEPTPAAARVRPGVDAIAALSWMHHTGRTRLDVVDGGGRLIGVLTAADASRALHRVMDLEPPPEPLAVFTPTPAIPPRANT, via the coding sequence TTGCTCGGTCCGCGTTTGCCGCTGGGATCGCCGGGCGGGGTGCCGGTGGGGGTGGACGTCTCCTGGCTGCCGTTCGCGGCGCTGGTGACGTGGGGGCTGGCCACGGAGCACTTCCCCCTCGTCCTGCCGGCGTTGACGCCGGCCTTCTGCTGGGCGGCGGGGGCGGTCGCGGCGATCGGGCAGGCGGGCATGGTGCTGGCCCACGAGTTCGGCCACATCTATTGCGCTCGGGCGTTCGGCACGCCGACCCGGCGGGTCACGCTGTTCCTGTTCGGCGGACTGGCGGAGTTGGAACGCGAACCGCCCTCCCCCAAAGCTGAGGTTCTCGTGGCACTGGCCGGGCCGGCGGTCTCCGTGGCGCTGGCGATTCTGTGCTGGGCGCTGTGGTACGCCCTCACGACGCTGGGTTGGGCGGGGGTGGAGATCACCGAAGAGGGCTTCGCCCCCGGCCTGTTGACGATGGGGCTGGCCGGCGGCGAATCCCTCGGCGACGCCCTGCGGGCGGCGGCGGTGGGGGTGCTCGGTTTTTGGTTGCTGGTGAACGCGGCGATGGCGCTGTTCAACCTGCTGCCCGGCTTCCCGCTGGACGGCGGCCGCGTGCTGCGGGGCCTGCTGTGGGGGGCGACGGGCAACCTGAAGAAGGCGAACCGGGCGGCGTCCGCGGCGGGGGTGGCGGTCGGCGGGATGATCGTGGGACTGGGGATCTGGTCGGCGGCCAACGGCGGCGGATGGGGGGCGGCGTGGCCGGCGTTGATGGGCGTCGCCGTGATCGCCGCCGCCCGCTGGAGCGATTCCCGCGGCCGCCTCCGCCGGGCGGTCTCCGGCGTGCCGGTGCGTCGTCTGATGCGGCCGGTCGCCCTCGTGCACGCCGTCCCCGCCGAGGCCACGCTGCAACAGTATTTTGAAGGTTCGATGCTCGGACTGGGCCGGGCGAACGTGCCCGTGGTGCGGGCCGACGGGGCGCTGGTCGGGCGGCTGTCGGTGCGCAGCCTCGCCGCCACGCCGCCGGACCAATGGCCGCTGCTGACCGCCGGAGAAGTGTGCGAACCGACGCCGGCCGCCGCCCGGGTCCGCCCGGGGGTGGACGCGATCGCGGCGCTGTCCTGGATGCACCACACCGGCCGCACGCGGTTGGACGTGGTGGACGGCGGCGGCCGGTTGATCGGGGTGCTCACCGCCGCCGACGCCAGTCGCGCGCTGCACCGGGTGATGGACCTTGAACCGCCCCCCGAGCCGCTCGCGGTTTTCACTCCGACTCCGGCGATTCCCCCAAGGGCGAACACCTGA
- a CDS encoding DUF3072 domain-containing protein has product MAADADLAHPKTDPPEGSNAVKDPDDWTTGDEPMTGAQASYLKTLCEEAGEEFDPKTTKAEASKRIDALQEKTGRGQ; this is encoded by the coding sequence ATGGCCGCCGACGCCGACCTCGCCCACCCCAAAACCGACCCGCCGGAGGGCTCCAACGCCGTCAAAGACCCGGACGACTGGACCACCGGCGACGAACCGATGACCGGCGCCCAGGCCAGTTACCTCAAGACGCTGTGTGAAGAGGCGGGCGAGGAGTTCGACCCGAAGACCACCAAGGCGGAGGCCTCCAAACGCATCGACGCCCTGCAGGAAAAGACCGGCCGCGGCCAATAA
- a CDS encoding outer membrane protein assembly factor BamB family protein translates to MPARLLSPRFLAFGVAALFAAVVSPLTAGDWPQWRGPERDGFAAADESLGPAWGSDGPEELWSLEGMGKGFASVAVVGDRLYTTGNFDDGQRVVAVDLPAAGGQPSIAWSKSFTEGVPKHGYDGSRSTPTVVGDKLYVTGSNGSIACLSTEGEVLWSKDFAKEYGSGSQSWGYAESPLVDGDRVIFTPGSEKALMVCCDRNTGKEIWKTPYPPQLTGGKREAGYSSAVISEGGKVRHYVQMTGGGPIGLRASDGKVLWGSDAAANGTAVIPTPLIGGKGGNWAFVSSGYGAGAACFKLSPAGRNELKVETVYELEGRDFQNHHGQMILADGYVYAGTGHGGSANSPVCLKLETGEIVWGGGKDKLTGSGSGSAAVIAVGDELLFRYQSGQISRIALTTKGYEEKGVFTPRVVKDPSWAHPAVAGGVLFVREQDTLMAYRAGE, encoded by the coding sequence ATGCCCGCCCGCCTGCTTTCGCCCCGCTTCCTCGCGTTCGGGGTCGCGGCCCTGTTCGCCGCCGTCGTGTCTCCCCTGACCGCCGGCGATTGGCCGCAGTGGCGCGGGCCGGAGCGGGACGGCTTCGCCGCCGCCGACGAGTCGCTCGGCCCCGCCTGGGGCAGCGACGGGCCGGAGGAACTGTGGTCCCTCGAGGGGATGGGCAAGGGCTTCGCCAGCGTGGCGGTCGTCGGGGACCGGCTCTACACCACGGGGAACTTCGACGACGGCCAGCGGGTCGTCGCCGTCGATCTGCCGGCCGCCGGCGGGCAGCCCTCGATCGCCTGGTCGAAGTCCTTCACCGAGGGCGTGCCGAAGCACGGCTACGACGGCTCCCGCAGCACGCCGACGGTGGTCGGCGACAAGCTGTACGTCACCGGCTCGAACGGCAGCATCGCCTGCCTGTCGACCGAGGGCGAGGTGCTCTGGAGCAAAGACTTCGCCAAGGAATACGGCAGCGGCAGCCAGTCCTGGGGCTACGCCGAGAGCCCGCTGGTGGACGGCGACCGGGTGATCTTCACCCCCGGCAGCGAGAAGGCCCTGATGGTCTGCTGCGATCGCAACACCGGCAAAGAGATCTGGAAAACCCCCTACCCGCCGCAGCTGACCGGCGGCAAGCGCGAGGCCGGCTACAGCAGCGCCGTGATCTCCGAGGGCGGCAAGGTGCGGCACTACGTTCAGATGACCGGCGGCGGCCCGATCGGCCTGCGGGCGAGCGACGGCAAGGTCCTGTGGGGCAGCGACGCCGCGGCCAACGGCACCGCCGTCATCCCCACCCCGCTGATCGGCGGCAAGGGCGGGAATTGGGCGTTCGTCTCCAGCGGCTACGGCGCCGGCGCCGCCTGCTTCAAACTCTCCCCGGCCGGCCGCAACGAGTTGAAGGTCGAAACCGTGTACGAGCTGGAAGGCCGGGACTTCCAGAACCACCACGGCCAGATGATCCTCGCCGACGGCTACGTCTACGCCGGCACCGGCCACGGCGGGAGCGCCAACAGCCCGGTCTGCCTGAAACTGGAAACCGGCGAGATCGTCTGGGGCGGCGGCAAGGACAAGCTGACCGGCTCCGGCAGCGGCAGCGCCGCGGTCATCGCCGTCGGCGACGAACTGCTGTTCCGCTACCAGTCCGGCCAGATCAGCCGCATCGCCCTGACCACCAAGGGCTACGAAGAAAAGGGCGTGTTTACCCCCCGCGTGGTGAAAGACCCCAGTTGGGCCCACCCCGCCGTCGCCGGCGGCGTCCTGTTCGTCCGCGAGCAGGACACCCTGATGGCCTACCGCGCCGGCGAATGA
- a CDS encoding zinc-dependent alcohol dehydrogenase family protein — MKAAQFDSFGEPTEVLRCIDRPKPTPAGGEALVRMLASPINPSDLMTVRGEYGSLPDPPAVPGYEGVGVVESGGGLLGLALRGKRVAVLNGAGGNWAEYVTLPANRCVPLPGDLSLPQAAMFFVNPATAYLLTAKVLAVPKGAWLLQTAAGSSLGQMVIRLGVHRGFRTVNVVRRAEQAETLRGLGADAVVTFDENRESPADLAAKVKEATGGAVIRHAIDPVAGATGGAAVGCLGAGGRLISFGTLSGAPLAVPARHLLFHGLSVEGFYLGKWMDAAGLPTKLRVMRTVGKLLSAGVIANDVGESFPLDRISEAVAVAEQPGRGGKAWLTIGA, encoded by the coding sequence ATGAAAGCCGCTCAGTTCGATTCGTTCGGGGAGCCGACGGAGGTCCTGCGTTGCATCGACCGGCCGAAGCCGACGCCCGCCGGCGGGGAGGCGCTGGTGCGGATGCTCGCCAGCCCGATCAACCCGTCCGACCTGATGACCGTGCGGGGCGAATACGGTTCGCTCCCCGACCCGCCGGCCGTGCCGGGGTACGAGGGGGTGGGCGTGGTCGAGTCCGGCGGCGGCCTGCTGGGCCTGGCGCTGCGGGGCAAGCGGGTCGCCGTGCTGAACGGCGCCGGCGGGAACTGGGCGGAATACGTCACGCTGCCGGCGAACCGCTGCGTGCCGCTGCCGGGCGACCTCAGCCTGCCGCAGGCGGCGATGTTCTTCGTGAACCCGGCGACGGCGTACCTGCTGACGGCCAAGGTCCTCGCCGTGCCGAAGGGGGCGTGGCTCCTGCAAACGGCGGCGGGGTCGAGCCTCGGGCAGATGGTGATCCGGCTGGGCGTGCACCGCGGGTTTCGCACGGTGAACGTCGTGCGGCGGGCGGAGCAAGCCGAAACGCTGCGGGGTCTGGGCGCCGACGCGGTGGTGACGTTCGACGAGAACCGCGAGTCCCCCGCCGACCTCGCCGCGAAGGTGAAGGAGGCGACCGGCGGAGCCGTGATCCGGCACGCGATCGACCCGGTCGCCGGGGCGACCGGCGGGGCAGCGGTCGGCTGCCTCGGGGCGGGGGGGCGGCTGATCTCCTTCGGCACGCTCTCCGGCGCCCCGCTCGCCGTGCCGGCCCGGCACCTGCTGTTTCACGGGCTCTCCGTCGAGGGCTTCTACCTCGGCAAATGGATGGACGCCGCGGGCCTGCCGACGAAGCTCCGCGTGATGCGCACCGTCGGTAAGCTGTTGTCGGCCGGCGTGATCGCCAACGACGTGGGCGAATCGTTCCCGCTGGACCGCATTTCCGAAGCCGTCGCCGTCGCGGAGCAGCCGGGCCGCGGCGGCAAGGCGTGGCTGACGATCGGCGCGTGA
- a CDS encoding phosphotransferase — MPTAGFSGAAVTRVQTSAGEFALRRWPAVPPPRARLEGLHALLAHVRRVAPDLPIAVPVATLGGETLFPLGNRLAQLEPWLPGEPLPATPTSSQLAAAGVALARFHSAAATFDPSPAARPYFAPTPVGTPRSLLDRRQLLAQWLDGGGERAAVCLRSEPPSPFRAHGECLLATLAAVGPTLAARLDAAAGRPVPLAPVLRDVHREHLLVAGDRVTGLIDPAAALADSPAADLARVASSFAVPSLAPLIVAYRTVRPLSEAEEALAGVLHDAGALLSGLAWVARGTWEEHPEARRPAALDRLAHFAAVAARIEPTPGVLV, encoded by the coding sequence GTGCCGACCGCCGGCTTCAGCGGCGCGGCGGTGACGCGGGTCCAAACTTCCGCCGGCGAGTTCGCCCTGCGGCGCTGGCCGGCGGTCCCGCCGCCGCGGGCTCGGTTGGAAGGCCTGCACGCCCTGCTGGCCCACGTCCGCCGCGTCGCCCCGGACCTGCCGATCGCCGTGCCCGTGGCGACCCTCGGCGGCGAAACGCTGTTCCCCCTCGGCAACCGGCTGGCCCAACTCGAACCCTGGCTGCCGGGCGAACCGCTGCCGGCGACGCCGACCTCCTCACAACTCGCGGCGGCCGGCGTGGCTCTGGCCCGGTTCCACTCGGCGGCGGCGACGTTCGATCCGTCGCCCGCCGCCCGCCCGTACTTCGCCCCGACGCCCGTCGGCACGCCGCGGTCGCTGCTCGACCGCCGGCAGCTCCTCGCGCAGTGGCTCGACGGCGGGGGCGAACGGGCCGCGGTCTGCTTGCGGAGCGAACCGCCGTCCCCGTTCCGAGCGCACGGCGAATGCTTGCTCGCGACGCTGGCGGCCGTGGGTCCCACGCTCGCGGCCCGGCTCGACGCCGCGGCCGGTCGACCGGTTCCGCTCGCCCCCGTGTTGCGGGATGTGCACCGGGAGCACCTGCTGGTCGCCGGCGACCGCGTCACCGGGCTGATCGACCCGGCGGCGGCCCTCGCGGATTCTCCCGCCGCCGACCTCGCCCGGGTGGCGAGCAGCTTCGCGGTCCCCAGCCTCGCCCCGCTGATCGTCGCTTACCGCACGGTTCGGCCGCTGTCCGAGGCGGAGGAGGCGCTGGCCGGCGTGTTGCACGACGCCGGGGCGCTGCTCAGCGGCCTCGCCTGGGTCGCCCGGGGGACGTGGGAGGAGCATCCTGAAGCCCGCAGGCCCGCCGCCCTCGACCGCCTCGCTCACTTCGCCGCCGTCGCGGCCCGCATCGAACCGACCCCGGGAGTTCTCGTATGA
- the polX gene encoding DNA polymerase/3'-5' exonuclease PolX encodes MTDGSANAADGSPPPPPAGEAPGNGTIAARLTELADLLEIADANPFRVRAYRSAARTFKGLAEPAAALLAAGRPLTELQGVGKDLAANVATLLESGTFPSLEEARDAVPPGVRTMLRLPGLGPKKVGAIYRDLGVKTLEGLEAAIADGSLAGLPGFGKKTGEKVLANLALVREGIARSLLARSLPIAESLADAVRAAPGTTACEPVGSVRRRAESVGDVDLSAASTDPDAAVEAFCTHPLVAETLSRTHRTARVRLTVDPGRPTEAELVVNAPEAWGAGLILGTGSKTHVAALRDWLSPAGLTLTDAGLIRDGVLIDSATEAAVYAAAGVAFVPPELREGGNGVLRVADLEQGGGLPTLVELGDLRGDLHMHTTASDGAGTIREMAAAAKARGLKYIAITDHSQRVTMANGLNAERLRAHWRAIDAANVLTPGVRILKGIECDILEDATLDLPDDVLADADWVVAVLHYGLSQPRDQIMKRLTTALESPHVDCIGHPSGRLIGKRPGADINWEAFLDRAAATGTLLEINAAPERLDLSAEHAREAANRGIPIVINTDAHAPGAVGAATWGVYQARRAGLTAEQVANTRDWPGLKALLK; translated from the coding sequence GTGACGGACGGTTCGGCGAATGCGGCGGACGGCTCCCCGCCCCCCCCGCCCGCGGGGGAGGCGCCGGGGAACGGCACGATCGCGGCCCGACTGACGGAACTGGCCGATCTACTGGAGATCGCCGACGCCAATCCCTTCCGGGTGCGGGCCTACCGCTCCGCCGCCCGCACCTTCAAGGGGCTGGCCGAGCCCGCCGCGGCGCTGCTGGCCGCGGGACGGCCGCTGACGGAGTTGCAGGGCGTCGGCAAAGACCTCGCCGCGAACGTGGCGACGCTGCTGGAATCCGGCACGTTCCCCTCGCTGGAAGAAGCCCGGGACGCCGTCCCGCCGGGCGTCCGCACAATGCTGCGGTTGCCGGGGCTGGGGCCGAAGAAGGTCGGGGCGATCTACCGGGACCTCGGCGTCAAGACGCTGGAGGGGTTGGAAGCCGCGATCGCCGACGGTTCCCTCGCGGGGCTGCCCGGGTTCGGCAAGAAGACCGGCGAGAAGGTGCTGGCGAACCTCGCCCTGGTGCGGGAGGGGATCGCCCGCTCGCTGCTGGCCCGCAGCCTGCCGATCGCCGAGAGCCTCGCCGACGCCGTGCGGGCCGCGCCCGGCACCACGGCCTGCGAACCCGTCGGCAGCGTGCGGCGACGGGCGGAGTCGGTGGGCGACGTGGACCTCTCCGCCGCCTCGACCGACCCGGACGCGGCCGTGGAGGCGTTCTGCACGCACCCGCTGGTCGCCGAAACGCTGAGCCGCACCCACCGAACGGCCCGCGTGCGGCTGACGGTCGATCCGGGCCGGCCGACGGAGGCGGAACTGGTCGTCAACGCCCCGGAGGCGTGGGGCGCCGGGCTAATACTCGGCACCGGGTCGAAAACGCACGTCGCGGCGCTGCGGGACTGGCTCTCCCCCGCCGGCCTCACCCTGACCGACGCCGGCCTGATCCGCGACGGCGTCCTGATCGACAGCGCCACGGAGGCGGCCGTGTACGCCGCGGCGGGGGTCGCCTTCGTGCCCCCCGAACTCCGCGAGGGCGGCAACGGCGTGCTGCGGGTCGCGGACCTCGAACAGGGCGGCGGACTGCCGACGCTGGTCGAACTGGGCGACCTCCGCGGCGACCTGCACATGCACACGACCGCCAGCGACGGCGCCGGCACGATCCGCGAGATGGCCGCCGCGGCGAAGGCCCGGGGGCTGAAGTACATCGCGATCACGGACCACTCCCAACGGGTGACGATGGCGAACGGCCTGAACGCGGAGCGGCTGCGGGCGCACTGGCGGGCGATCGACGCGGCGAACGTGCTCACGCCCGGCGTGCGGATCCTCAAGGGGATCGAGTGCGACATCCTCGAGGACGCCACCCTCGACCTGCCGGACGACGTGCTGGCCGACGCCGACTGGGTCGTCGCCGTGCTGCACTACGGCCTCTCGCAGCCGCGGGATCAGATCATGAAGCGGCTGACGACGGCCCTCGAAAGCCCGCACGTGGACTGCATCGGCCACCCCAGCGGCCGGCTGATCGGCAAGCGACCGGGGGCGGATATCAATTGGGAGGCGTTCCTCGACCGGGCCGCGGCGACCGGCACCCTGCTGGAGATCAACGCCGCCCCCGAACGCCTCGACCTCTCCGCCGAGCACGCCCGCGAAGCGGCCAACCGCGGCATCCCGATCGTCATCAACACCGACGCCCACGCCCCGGGCGCCGTCGGGGCCGCGACGTGGGGCGTCTATCAGGCCCGCCGAGCCGGCCTCACCGCCGAGCAGGTCGCCAACACCCGCGACTGGCCGGGGCTGAAGGCGTTGTTGAAGTAG
- a CDS encoding dienelactone hydrolase family protein, with the protein MSFRTVASLLVGLSLSGPACGGDSMFAPPPHLVGELGDLRSPLRFNDGRPVETPAQWERRREEIRRDWDRLMGPWPPVIELPRVETLGTSQQDGYEQRRVRFELAPDHPTEGYLLIPPGDGPRPAALVVYYEPETAIGEGTPHRDFARQLARRGFVTLSVGHQPSLYYPSRDDAQLQPLSALAYGAANAYHVLAAQPEVDADRVAVVGHSYGGKWALFAACLYEKFACGVWSDPGVVFDETRPSVNYWEPWYLGYEPAPAPADGADAPAADVPPQHRRWGAGRVRAASGPPTPEDPAFGAYPELVRQGRNLHELHALMAPRPFLVSGGAEDPPERWRALNHSVAVNRLLGYENRVAMTNRAEHAPNETSNAQIAAFLERFLKPAAGD; encoded by the coding sequence ATGTCGTTCCGAACCGTTGCCTCGCTCCTCGTGGGTCTGTCGCTCTCCGGTCCCGCGTGCGGCGGCGACTCGATGTTCGCTCCGCCGCCGCACCTGGTCGGCGAACTGGGCGACCTTCGGTCCCCGTTGCGATTTAACGACGGCCGGCCGGTCGAAACGCCGGCCCAGTGGGAGCGGCGGCGGGAGGAGATTCGGCGGGACTGGGATCGGCTCATGGGGCCGTGGCCGCCCGTGATCGAACTGCCGCGGGTGGAGACGCTCGGCACGTCGCAGCAGGACGGCTACGAACAACGGCGGGTTCGGTTCGAACTGGCGCCGGATCATCCGACCGAGGGCTACCTGCTGATCCCGCCGGGCGACGGCCCACGGCCCGCGGCGCTGGTGGTCTATTACGAGCCGGAGACGGCCATCGGCGAGGGGACTCCGCACCGGGATTTCGCCCGCCAATTGGCCCGCCGCGGCTTCGTCACGCTGTCCGTCGGCCACCAACCGTCGCTGTATTACCCGAGCCGGGACGACGCCCAGCTCCAACCGCTCTCGGCTCTGGCGTACGGGGCGGCGAACGCCTACCACGTGCTCGCGGCGCAGCCGGAGGTCGACGCCGACCGCGTGGCCGTCGTGGGGCACTCCTACGGCGGGAAATGGGCGCTGTTCGCCGCCTGCCTCTACGAAAAGTTCGCCTGCGGCGTCTGGTCCGACCCCGGCGTCGTCTTCGACGAGACCCGTCCCAGCGTGAACTACTGGGAGCCGTGGTATCTCGGCTACGAACCGGCCCCGGCCCCCGCGGACGGGGCGGACGCACCGGCCGCCGACGTCCCGCCGCAGCACCGCCGCTGGGGCGCCGGGCGGGTGCGGGCCGCCTCCGGCCCCCCCACCCCCGAGGACCCCGCGTTCGGCGCCTACCCGGAGCTGGTCCGGCAGGGCCGCAACCTGCACGAACTGCACGCCCTAATGGCCCCGCGGCCCTTCCTCGTCTCCGGCGGGGCCGAGGACCCGCCGGAGCGGTGGCGAGCCCTCAACCACAGCGTCGCGGTCAATCGCCTGCTCGGTTATGAGAACCGCGTCGCGATGACGAACCGGGCGGAGCACGCCCCGAACGAGACCTCGAACGCCCAGATCGCGGCGTTTCTCGAACGCTTCCTCAAACCCGCGGCGGGTGATTGA
- a CDS encoding zinc-ribbon domain containing protein has product MPDLSRYADYVVHPRYGRGPRFTPDSWKGVLGFGGARRLVDRPKAVPGTYVKADLGRQTPSVMQEAGYFDQDCRCKDCGRGFLWFAEEQRHWFEDLQFDLGTECLHCVECRQAIQREKELAERYARKAADLDRAGSPDDLLAGAAAGVRLIERGKFGPKANQRVRAALNRLSAEPDFAAAADRLRARLDALQASPGTE; this is encoded by the coding sequence GTGCCCGACCTCAGCCGCTACGCCGACTACGTTGTTCACCCCCGCTACGGCCGCGGCCCGCGGTTCACGCCGGACTCGTGGAAGGGCGTGCTCGGGTTTGGAGGCGCTCGAAGGCTCGTCGATCGCCCCAAGGCGGTTCCGGGAACCTATGTGAAGGCGGACCTCGGCCGACAAACACCGAGCGTGATGCAGGAAGCCGGCTACTTTGATCAGGACTGCCGCTGCAAAGACTGCGGGCGCGGCTTCCTCTGGTTCGCGGAGGAGCAGAGACACTGGTTCGAGGACCTCCAATTCGACTTGGGCACCGAATGCCTTCACTGTGTGGAGTGCCGACAGGCGATCCAGCGGGAGAAGGAACTCGCCGAGCGGTACGCCCGCAAAGCCGCCGACCTGGACCGCGCCGGGTCACCGGACGACCTGCTCGCCGGGGCCGCCGCGGGGGTGCGGTTGATCGAACGAGGGAAGTTCGGTCCGAAGGCGAATCAACGGGTCCGAGCGGCGCTCAACCGGCTCTCCGCCGAACCGGACTTCGCGGCTGCCGCGGACAGACTGCGAGCCCGCCTCGACGCGCTTCAGGCAAGTCCGGGCACCGAATGA
- the ychF gene encoding redox-regulated ATPase YchF, translating to MEAGIVGLPNVGKSTLFNALTQAGALAANYPFATIEPNVGVVPVPDPRLDLIQSFITSQKVIPASVRLVDVAGLVKGASAGEGLGNKFLSHIRNVDAICHVVRCFQGEVTHVDGDVNPVRDIETIQTELLLSDLQMVESASQKSAKLARGGDKEAKAKLALLEQVGAVLNEEQPVRSLQIEDKEQRKLLRGFAFLTAKPVLYVANVDDTDPAGEGPLVQAVRDFAAKDGADVVPVCAQLESELAELDEEDRAEMLADVGLEEPALAALSRAAYRTLGLQSFYTAGPKEVRAWTVPVGATAPEAAGQIHSDIQRGFIRCETYSVSDLVELKSEKAIREAGRLRVEGKEYVMRDGDVCHFLHNG from the coding sequence ATGGAAGCCGGCATCGTCGGTCTGCCGAACGTCGGCAAGTCCACCCTGTTCAACGCCCTCACCCAGGCCGGGGCGTTGGCCGCGAACTACCCCTTCGCCACCATCGAGCCGAACGTCGGCGTCGTGCCGGTGCCGGACCCGCGGCTGGACCTCATTCAGTCCTTCATCACCTCCCAGAAGGTGATCCCGGCCAGCGTGCGGCTGGTGGACGTCGCCGGGCTCGTGAAGGGCGCCAGCGCCGGCGAGGGGCTGGGGAACAAGTTCCTCAGCCACATCCGCAACGTAGACGCGATCTGCCACGTGGTCCGGTGTTTTCAGGGGGAAGTGACCCACGTCGACGGCGACGTGAACCCGGTCCGCGACATCGAGACGATCCAGACCGAACTGCTGCTCTCCGACCTGCAAATGGTCGAGTCGGCCAGCCAGAAGTCCGCCAAGCTGGCCCGCGGCGGCGACAAGGAGGCCAAGGCGAAGCTGGCCCTGCTGGAACAGGTCGGCGCCGTGCTGAACGAGGAGCAGCCCGTGCGGAGCCTCCAGATCGAGGACAAGGAGCAGCGCAAACTGCTCCGCGGCTTCGCCTTCCTGACGGCCAAGCCGGTGCTGTACGTCGCCAACGTGGACGACACGGACCCCGCCGGCGAGGGCCCGCTGGTGCAGGCCGTGCGGGACTTCGCCGCCAAGGACGGGGCGGACGTGGTGCCCGTCTGCGCCCAGTTGGAAAGCGAACTGGCCGAACTGGACGAGGAAGACCGGGCCGAGATGCTGGCGGACGTCGGCCTGGAAGAGCCGGCCCTCGCGGCCCTCAGCCGGGCGGCGTATCGCACGCTGGGCCTGCAAAGCTTCTACACCGCCGGCCCCAAGGAGGTGCGGGCCTGGACGGTGCCGGTCGGCGCCACCGCCCCGGAGGCCGCCGGCCAGATTCACAGCGACATCCAGCGCGGCTTCATCCGCTGCGAGACCTACAGCGTCTCCGACCTGGTCGAGCTCAAAAGCGAAAAGGCGATCCGCGAAGCCGGCCGCCTGCGGGTCGAGGGGAAGGAATACGTGATGCGGGACGGCGACGTCTGCCACTTCCTGCACAACGGCTGA
- a CDS encoding YkgJ family cysteine cluster protein: MPTLTVLGGGERGGCSGGGCGSGEGCGVEPEGGTPCDGCHAGCCRSFAVPVTGADVFRLTRETGRSFWEVACRWPDAEGKISRRYAPVLYFADDPQAATVLCLTHEPSATLPGSTKCRFLQETPPTAENPRGTGRCGVYGQRPASCRSFPLRFASDGHLVKVHDVPARGRSGTHPAYELCPRPWTAEDVDPLTAPGELAAARWEMDFFRRVAAAWNGAPRSAEAFPAFLEAIYAGRIADGGAAETPLRRAA; this comes from the coding sequence TTGCCGACGCTCACGGTGCTCGGCGGCGGGGAACGTGGGGGCTGCTCGGGCGGCGGGTGCGGCTCCGGCGAGGGGTGCGGCGTCGAACCGGAAGGCGGCACGCCCTGCGACGGGTGCCACGCCGGGTGTTGCCGGAGCTTCGCGGTGCCGGTGACCGGGGCGGACGTGTTCCGTCTGACCCGGGAGACGGGGCGGTCGTTCTGGGAGGTCGCCTGCCGCTGGCCGGACGCGGAGGGCAAGATCTCCCGCCGCTACGCCCCGGTGCTGTATTTCGCCGACGATCCGCAGGCGGCGACGGTGCTCTGCCTGACGCACGAGCCCAGCGCGACGCTCCCCGGCAGCACGAAGTGCCGGTTCCTCCAGGAGACCCCCCCGACCGCCGAGAACCCCCGCGGGACCGGCCGGTGCGGCGTCTACGGGCAGCGGCCGGCCTCCTGCCGCTCGTTCCCGCTGCGGTTCGCCTCGGACGGCCATTTGGTCAAGGTGCACGACGTGCCGGCCCGGGGCCGCTCCGGCACGCACCCGGCCTACGAGCTGTGTCCGCGGCCGTGGACCGCCGAGGACGTCGACCCGCTGACCGCCCCCGGCGAACTCGCCGCGGCCCGGTGGGAGATGGACTTCTTCCGTCGCGTCGCCGCCGCCTGGAACGGCGCCCCCCGGTCGGCGGAGGCCTTCCCGGCGTTCCTGGAAGCGATCTACGCCGGCCGCATCGCCGACGGCGGGGCCGCGGAGACCCCGCTGCGTCGGGCGGCGTGA